The following are encoded together in the Lactuca sativa cultivar Salinas chromosome 1, Lsat_Salinas_v11, whole genome shotgun sequence genome:
- the LOC111876195 gene encoding uncharacterized protein LOC111876195: MWGFGGRFYWGERKEEERRRGPNKGIVVVFAWMSSQDKHLKNYVDLYSSLGWDSLVCHSQFLNLFFPDKAATLAVDLLNELVKELKKRPCPVVFASFSGGPKACMYKVLQIIDSNSKCEPHRNLDEYQLVRDCLSGHIFDSCPVDFTSDLGTRFVLHPSILKLSHPPIIATWIANGISSTLDAFFLNKWESQRAEYWQTLYSTIGNGAPYLILCSENDDLAPYQIIYNFSQRLQSLGGDVKFVKWSSSPHVGHYRYHPDEYKEGVTELLTKAVAVYSRRTERVGGAHDSTTSEPLHRLREAVSSSNQYQNLHRVTLDLNDHFVVPGGSVEYHEGRDVGSVHDEPKERFIPRSAPPMINAHGILGQILFDVCVPKNVEDWDLKLSSSSSSFATFGSGRRHSHFNPMKCIRRSRL; the protein is encoded by the exons ATGTGGGGATTTGGGGGCAGATTCTACTGGGGggagagaaaagaagaagaaagaagaagaggaCCAAACAAAGGAATAGTGGTTGTATTCGCTTGGATGTCAAGTCAAGATAAGCATTTGAAGAACTATGTTGACCTTTACTCCTCTCTCGGTTGGGATTCCCTTGTCTGCCATTCGCAATTTCTTAATCT GTTCTTCCCTGATAAAGCTGCAACTTTGGCAGTGGACCTTCTAAATGAGCTTGTTAAG GAGCTAAAGAAAAGGCCATGCCCAGTTGTCTTTGCTTCATTCTCTGGTGGCCCCAAAGCTTGCATGTATAAAGTTTTGCAG ATAATCGACTCAAACTCAAAGTGTGAACCTCATAGAAATCTG GATGAATATCAACTTGTGAGAGATTGTCTTTCTGGACACATATTTGATTCTTGTCCAGTTGATTTCACAAGTGATTTGGGCACCCGATTTGTTCTTCACCCAAGCATTCTCAAACTCTCTCATCCTCCCATAATAGCAACATGGATTGCAAATGGTATCTCATCTACTCTTGATGCCTTCTTTCTTAACAAATGGGAGTCACAACGTGCAGAATATTGGCAGACTTTATACTCAACTATA GGAAACGGAGCACCATATCTAATACTTTGCTCAGAAAACGACGATCTCGCCCCCTACCAAATCATCTATAATTTTTCTCAAAGATTACAAAGTCTCGGCGGCGATGTCAAATTCGTAAAATGGAGTAGCTCCCCTCATGTAG GTCACTATCGATACCATCCGGATGAGTACAAGGAGGGTGTGACCGAGCTCCTGACAAAAGCCGTAGCCGTATACTCGCGAAGAACCGAACGGGTCGGTGGGGCCCACGACAGTACGACCTCGGAACCGTTGCACCGTTTAAGGGAAGCGGTTTCGAGCTCGAACCAATACCAGAACCTCCATCGAGTCACACTTGATTTGAATGACCACTTTGTTGTGCCAGGTGGCTCGGTTGAGTACCATGAAGGTAGAGATGTGGGGTCCGTTCATGATGAACCGAAAGAACGGTTTATCCCACGGTCGGCCCCACCAATGATTAATGCTCATGGGATTCTTGGTCAAATCTTGTTTGATGTTTGTGTTCCTAAGAATGTGGAGGATTGGGATTTGAAgttgtcatcatcttcatcttcatttgCTACATTTGGTTCGGGTAGGAGACATTCACACTTTAATCCTATGAAATGCATCCGAAGATCGAGACTGTAG